The following coding sequences lie in one Hyphobacterium sp. CCMP332 genomic window:
- a CDS encoding Do family serine endopeptidase: MTRFALSVLTAAALFTSACQAQDDRVDLTDADTPTVAETLADDSFREVPDNRAQMQLSFAPIVREAAPAVVNVYSTRTVQRQMDPFFNRFFGQQGPRQQGSLGSGVIVDSTGVVVTNNHVVDGADELRVVLNDRREFEAEILLADEQTDLAVLRIITDEPLPAMPFAQPGTAEIGDLVLAIGNPFGVGQTVTSGIVSALARTEVGVSDFAFFIQTDAAINPGNSGGALINMDGSLIGVNSAIYSRSGGSNGIGFAIPVEMVRRVVDAALTEGELVQPWLGARLQTVTGDIANSLGLDRPRGALVADIYPGAAAAAAGLRQGDIVLAIDDVDVNDEPGARFRYATRAIGEASRFAILRDGERIVLDVPVEVAPGEAEPARRLIEGRNPLAGLELVELSPAFNQEVGFDPFARGVVVMSIQRGSAADYFGFRPGDRVLELLGTRVEEIDDIEGLLDGQDGLKSWPIAIERRGRRQDANLEL, encoded by the coding sequence ATGACACGATTTGCGCTTTCAGTCCTGACAGCCGCAGCCCTGTTCACTTCGGCCTGCCAGGCTCAGGATGACCGGGTTGATCTGACAGATGCCGACACGCCGACGGTGGCCGAGACGCTGGCGGATGACAGCTTCCGCGAAGTGCCGGACAATCGGGCCCAGATGCAATTGTCCTTTGCGCCGATCGTCCGGGAGGCCGCGCCTGCTGTGGTGAATGTCTATTCCACCCGCACCGTGCAGCGGCAGATGGACCCCTTCTTCAACCGGTTTTTCGGCCAGCAGGGCCCGCGTCAGCAGGGATCGCTCGGCTCCGGCGTGATCGTCGATTCCACCGGTGTCGTGGTGACCAATAATCATGTCGTCGACGGCGCTGATGAGTTGCGCGTGGTTCTGAACGACCGGCGCGAGTTTGAAGCTGAAATCCTGCTCGCGGACGAACAGACCGATCTGGCCGTGCTGCGCATCATCACCGATGAACCGCTGCCCGCCATGCCGTTTGCGCAGCCTGGTACCGCCGAGATCGGCGATCTGGTGCTGGCCATCGGAAATCCGTTTGGCGTCGGCCAGACGGTGACATCGGGAATCGTTTCCGCGCTGGCGCGGACCGAAGTGGGTGTGTCCGACTTTGCCTTCTTCATCCAGACGGATGCCGCCATCAATCCGGGTAATTCCGGTGGTGCGCTGATCAATATGGACGGATCGCTGATTGGCGTGAATTCGGCGATTTATTCGCGCTCGGGTGGCTCCAACGGGATCGGTTTCGCGATTCCGGTCGAAATGGTGCGCCGGGTCGTCGATGCCGCCCTGACCGAGGGTGAGCTGGTCCAGCCCTGGCTGGGGGCGCGCCTGCAGACGGTCACCGGCGATATCGCCAACTCACTCGGGCTGGATCGCCCGCGCGGTGCGCTGGTGGCAGATATCTATCCCGGTGCGGCAGCAGCAGCGGCCGGATTGCGGCAGGGCGATATTGTCCTCGCCATTGATGATGTCGATGTGAATGACGAGCCGGGCGCGCGCTTCCGCTATGCCACGCGGGCCATCGGCGAAGCCTCCCGCTTTGCGATCCTGCGCGATGGTGAGCGCATTGTCCTCGATGTGCCGGTCGAGGTGGCGCCGGGTGAGGCCGAACCCGCCCGCCGGCTGATCGAGGGCCGCAATCCGCTGGCCGGGCTGGAGCTGGTCGAGCTTTCGCCGGCCTTCAACCAGGAAGTCGGATTTGACCCGTTTGCCCGCGGTGTGGTGGTGATGTCGATTCAACGCGGATCCGCGGCCGACTATTTCGGCTTCCGGCCGGGGGATCGCGTGCTGGAATTGCTGGGCACCCGCGTTGAAGAGATCGACGACATTGAAGGCTTGCTGGACGGGCAGGACGGGCTTAAATCCTGGCCGATTGCGATTGAACGCCGGGGCCGCCGTCAGGATGCCAATCTGGAGCTCTAG
- a CDS encoding replication-associated recombination protein A yields MSSLFEAAGLEDDAPRPLADRLRPKTLDEVVGQDHLLKGEGPIARMRAQKRFASIILWGPPGVGKTTIARLLAEESGLEFEPLSAVFSGVADLKKAFDRARARRQAGRGTLLFVDEIHRFNRAQQDGFLPVVEEGVITLVGATTENPSFELNAALLSRAQVLVLKRLEADSLDLLIQRAEAETGRKLPVTPEARSAVLELANGDGRYLLNLAEELFSLNRDTPLEREDLATYLQRRAPVYDRDRDEHYNLISALHKSIRGSHPDAALYWLARMLEGGEDPLFLARRLVRMANEDIGLADPTAIHAALAAKETYDFLGSPEGELALAQAVVHLACAPKSNAVYNAYKAARRAASDTGSLPPPKHILNAPTKLMKAEGYGAGYEYDHNAESGFSGQDYFPDEMKDRPTFYEPTDRGREAAIGERLARWREIRAKKQGGR; encoded by the coding sequence ATGAGCTCACTTTTTGAAGCCGCCGGTCTGGAAGATGATGCGCCGCGTCCGCTGGCCGACCGGCTGCGCCCGAAAACGCTGGATGAGGTCGTCGGGCAGGATCATCTTCTGAAAGGCGAGGGGCCGATTGCGCGGATGCGGGCGCAGAAGCGCTTTGCCTCCATCATTCTGTGGGGCCCGCCGGGAGTTGGCAAAACCACGATTGCGCGGCTGCTGGCGGAGGAATCCGGTCTGGAATTCGAGCCCCTGTCGGCCGTATTTTCCGGCGTGGCGGATCTGAAGAAGGCATTTGACCGCGCACGCGCGCGGCGGCAGGCAGGCCGCGGCACGCTGCTCTTCGTCGATGAAATTCACCGCTTCAACCGGGCCCAGCAGGATGGTTTCCTGCCGGTGGTGGAAGAGGGCGTCATCACGCTGGTCGGGGCCACGACCGAAAATCCGAGTTTCGAATTGAATGCCGCTTTGTTGTCGCGCGCACAGGTGCTGGTTCTGAAGCGTCTGGAGGCAGACAGTCTCGATTTGCTGATCCAGCGGGCCGAGGCCGAAACCGGGCGCAAACTGCCGGTGACGCCGGAGGCCCGGTCTGCGGTTCTGGAACTGGCGAATGGCGACGGGCGCTATCTGCTCAACCTCGCCGAGGAATTGTTTTCCCTGAACAGGGACACGCCTCTGGAGCGGGAGGATCTGGCCACCTATCTGCAGCGGCGCGCGCCGGTCTATGACCGCGATCGCGACGAGCACTACAATCTGATTTCGGCCTTGCACAAATCCATTCGCGGCTCCCATCCGGATGCCGCGCTCTACTGGCTGGCGCGAATGCTGGAGGGCGGCGAAGACCCGCTGTTTCTGGCGCGGCGTCTGGTGCGGATGGCGAATGAAGATATCGGACTGGCCGATCCGACCGCCATCCATGCGGCACTGGCGGCGAAAGAGACCTATGATTTTCTCGGATCGCCGGAAGGTGAGCTGGCTCTGGCGCAGGCGGTCGTCCATCTCGCCTGCGCGCCGAAGTCAAATGCGGTTTATAACGCCTACAAGGCCGCCAGACGGGCCGCGAGCGATACCGGGTCACTTCCACCACCTAAACACATCCTCAACGCGCCCACGAAGCTTATGAAGGCCGAGGGCTATGGGGCGGGATATGAATATGACCATAATGCCGAAAGCGGGTTTTCCGGACAGGACTATTTCCCGGACGAGATGAAGGACCGCCCCACCTTTTATGAACCGACGGACCGGGGCCGCGAAGCCGCCATTGGCGAGCGGCTGGCAAGGTGGCGGGAGATACGGGCGAAGAAGCAGGGAGGGCGCTGA
- a CDS encoding VOC family protein, whose translation MKKTVAPYLSVRDGNAAIAFYKTAFGAEELERFDYEGKLGHATLRINDHLLMLADEFPEMEDMTGNVAPPTLGGRTTFTINLTVDDADQWFDRAIAAGATALRPVTDEFFGRHGKLRDPFGHVWSVVTLNQERQS comes from the coding sequence ATGAAGAAAACGGTCGCACCATATCTGAGTGTCCGTGACGGTAATGCCGCCATCGCCTTCTATAAAACGGCTTTCGGGGCGGAGGAACTCGAACGCTTCGATTATGAGGGCAAGCTGGGCCACGCCACATTGCGCATCAATGACCATCTCCTGATGCTCGCTGATGAGTTCCCTGAAATGGAAGACATGACCGGCAATGTCGCCCCGCCCACACTGGGCGGACGCACCACCTTCACCATCAATCTCACCGTCGATGATGCCGATCAATGGTTCGACCGCGCCATCGCGGCGGGCGCCACGGCTTTACGCCCGGTGACGGATGAATTCTTCGGGCGGCATGGAAAGCTACGCGACCCGTTCGGCCATGTCTGGAGCGTGGTGACGCTTAATCAAGAGCGGCAGAGCTAG
- the rplQ gene encoding 50S ribosomal protein L17 gives MRHGIAHRKLGRTTSHRKAMFANMAASLIEHEQIVTTLPKAKEMKPFMDKLITLAKRGDLHARRQAISKVRNIEQVGKLFATLGPRYTERNGGYTRVLKAGYRHGDNAPMAVIELVDRDTSARGAGDRARVAAMEDFSEE, from the coding sequence ATGCGTCACGGCATCGCTCATCGCAAACTCGGTCGCACCACTTCGCACCGCAAGGCCATGTTTGCCAACATGGCGGCCTCGCTCATTGAACATGAGCAGATCGTCACCACGCTTCCTAAAGCCAAGGAAATGAAGCCCTTCATGGACAAGCTGATCACGCTCGCAAAGCGTGGTGATCTGCATGCCCGTCGTCAGGCCATCTCCAAGGTTCGCAATATCGAGCAGGTCGGCAAGTTGTTTGCGACCCTTGGCCCGCGCTATACCGAGCGCAATGGCGGCTATACGCGCGTTCTGAAAGCCGGTTACCGCCATGGTGACAATGCGCCGATGGCCGTTATCGAACTGGTTGACCGCGATACGTCAGCGCGCGGTGCAGGCGATCGTGCCCGCGTTGCGGCGATGGAAGACTTTTCTGAAGAGTAA